One stretch of Nicotiana tabacum cultivar K326 chromosome 18, ASM71507v2, whole genome shotgun sequence DNA includes these proteins:
- the LOC142172462 gene encoding uncharacterized protein LOC142172462, with translation MATMVVDEVWKDLKERFDKTDCSRIFQIHREIARINQGTDSISSYFSKIRVLWAEFDSLASALGCDCAKSGESVAFMERLKLLQFLMGLNESYEQARSQIPMMIPVSTVNKAYSMLMERESQRAMSNAHDSTERSEVAALMTNRTTGGQF, from the exons ATGGCGACCATGGTTGTCGA TGAAGTTTGGAAGGACTTGAAGGAGCGATTTGATAAGACAGATTGCTCGAGAATCTTTCAAATTCATAGAGAAATTGCAAGGATTAATCAAGGTACTGACTCGATATCCTCATACTTCTCGAAGATACGAGTACTTTGGGCAGAATTTGATAGTTTGGCCTCAGCTTTGGGATGTGATTGTGCAAAATCTGGTGAATCTGTGGCCTTTATGGAACGTTTGAAGCTGCTACAATTTCTGATGGGACTTAACGAGTCATATGAGCAAGCTCGTAGTCAAATACCTATGATGATTCCAGTGTCTACAGTAAATAAGGCCTACTCAATGTTGATGGAACGTGAGAGTCAAAGAGCTATGTCCAATGCTCATGATTCAACTGAGAGAAGTGAAGTTGCTGCACTAATGACTAATAGAACTACTGGTGGTCAGTTTTGA